From Candidatus Wallbacteria bacterium, a single genomic window includes:
- a CDS encoding 7-cyano-7-deazaguanine synthase, with the protein MTLTGIEKKDCVLLYSGGTDSTCTAALMAEHFQNIHLLTFYQGREKKSCISENIQALENKFGPRFIHKIISTTKLVKFISYHRYLKYLFRHRWLVLSTCGFTTLSWHINAIVYCRLHQIEVVADGLTRELMHFPGHMDAVMEIFRKLYAEFGISYQNPVRGFDTPPDRQFIDRLIVDQHGFFFPSEESTAADQRTTGQYLYQHEILPHPDVKGSPMDHRMQYDCYPFILYNVMIFWIYLNFQSYETVSDKMSLLFKEKVDDMRILLKEYFEKTGESRLSGLLDGFQGQ; encoded by the coding sequence ATGACATTGACTGGAATTGAAAAAAAAGATTGCGTTCTCCTTTACTCAGGAGGCACTGATTCGACATGCACTGCTGCATTGATGGCAGAACATTTCCAGAATATTCACCTGTTGACTTTCTATCAGGGAAGAGAAAAAAAGTCCTGTATCAGCGAAAATATCCAGGCTCTGGAAAATAAATTCGGGCCTAGGTTTATCCATAAAATCATCTCCACCACAAAATTAGTGAAATTTATCAGCTATCATCGTTATTTGAAATATCTGTTCAGGCATCGCTGGCTTGTTCTTTCAACCTGCGGCTTCACCACTCTCAGCTGGCACATCAATGCAATCGTGTATTGCCGTCTGCATCAGATTGAAGTGGTGGCTGACGGCTTGACCAGGGAATTGATGCATTTTCCCGGACATATGGATGCTGTGATGGAGATTTTCAGGAAACTTTACGCAGAATTCGGAATCAGCTATCAAAATCCGGTCCGCGGTTTCGATACCCCTCCTGACCGGCAATTCATAGACCGGCTGATAGTTGACCAGCACGGCTTCTTTTTCCCGAGCGAAGAATCGACCGCTGCTGATCAGAGGACAACAGGACAATATCTTTACCAGCATGAAATCCTGCCGCATCCTGACGTCAAAGGCTCTCCTATGGATCACAGGATGCAATATGACTGCTACCCCTTTATTTTATACAATGTCATGATCTTCTGGATTTATTTGAATTTCCAGTCTTACGAAACTGTATCCGATAAAATGAGCCTCCTTTTTAAGGAAAAAGTGGATGATATGCGGATACTGCTGAAAGAATATTTCGAAAAAACCGGAGAAAGCCGGTTATCAGGATTGCTGGATGGATTTCAGGGCCAGTGA
- a CDS encoding NAD(P)-binding protein, giving the protein MEKIINLEIDGKKISARPGQTVYEAARDNGIFIPTLCHDDRLKPFGSCYICLVEVEGARGFVPSCSYEIKENMVVRTNTEVLRETRKLGLELLLSNHPGDCIAPCQLQCPAGVDVQGFIAHIAAKNYHAASKLHKEKNPFPLVCGRVCPRTCEDKCRRNYVDKPVAIANLKRFFADADLEAADGYHPKAGKPTGKKVAIVGAGPAGLSAAYFLAEMGHQCRVLEKLPQAGGMLRYGIPSYRLPREILDKEIKYITDMNVKIEYGKELGRDFTIESLRRDGYNAILLAIGAHKGSAMKVPGEETPGVLNGIDFLREVSAKGKFPIGKRVGVIGGGNTAIDAVRTSVRLGAKEVTLIYRRTEKEMPAWAVEVHEAKEEGVKMMFLTAPVAVLAENGKATALRCNRMELGEPDASGRRKPVPIPNSDFEIPLDNIIAAIGQAPDLTCLLKESSLVTFSKWGTLTADEYGRAGQPDIFAAGDVASGAATAVEAIGGARKAAFSIDAFLNGKPLEVPKEFNIKKNELMELSETDFAHVEKKGRVTMPMLKPALRIKKFVEVEKGLSEKKAMEEAQRCLSCGCGEVFECKLRKYSNDYQAQATRFLGAVQKHPIDEKHPYIIRDQNKCITCGRCIRTCLEIKGIGALGFVYRGFKVEVAPAMQKPLDKVGCDSCGQCIAACPTGALAPKSRMLKTGPWKTTIQEGLCDRCSLLCGISVSRADSCITDIRASELNTYKKNICQLGSFMYHMDRHPADRPYQMKGRKLTPVTLEQIAGALKKSGDGILVAGNGISDEEAFLLNKLSESVFGKNGFFIDENPDFTITGCTSLGKAPKENLVIIGCVEDENWQAALDPYLRILARDGSRIAFIGKKSDRQNFTSLYSAMKREKIPGFIREILGNGGEWHKLFNQRPTFVIEKKLASSELIDVCRKTTDNIVVLESTVNAPGLRNAGLKGVTVEELKKYLKNSGNVYYGYEMQALPVKDFDFWFSPESRKGYAGTVIPLLTVLDKKGTYHAADGRVTHSTDWLPREKSLESTEILKQLLLCLGKEHGEACKCCSKEKNC; this is encoded by the coding sequence ATGGAAAAAATCATAAATCTGGAAATCGACGGCAAGAAAATCAGCGCCAGGCCCGGACAGACTGTTTACGAAGCAGCCCGGGACAATGGCATCTTCATTCCCACCCTCTGCCATGACGACAGGCTGAAGCCTTTCGGCTCATGCTACATCTGCCTTGTGGAAGTGGAGGGCGCCAGGGGATTCGTGCCTTCCTGTTCCTATGAGATCAAAGAAAACATGGTTGTGCGCACCAATACTGAAGTGCTGAGAGAAACCCGCAAACTGGGGCTTGAACTGCTGCTCTCCAACCATCCGGGAGACTGCATCGCTCCCTGCCAGCTGCAATGCCCGGCCGGTGTCGATGTGCAGGGATTCATCGCCCACATCGCCGCAAAAAACTACCATGCCGCCAGCAAGCTGCACAAAGAGAAAAATCCCTTTCCTCTCGTCTGCGGACGCGTCTGCCCGCGTACCTGCGAAGACAAGTGCCGCAGAAATTACGTGGACAAACCAGTGGCGATCGCCAATCTCAAGCGATTCTTCGCAGATGCAGATCTTGAAGCTGCCGACGGATATCATCCGAAGGCAGGGAAACCGACCGGAAAGAAAGTAGCCATTGTGGGAGCAGGTCCAGCCGGACTGTCTGCGGCTTATTTTCTGGCTGAAATGGGGCATCAATGCAGAGTTCTGGAGAAACTTCCCCAAGCCGGAGGCATGCTGCGCTATGGCATTCCCTCTTACAGGCTGCCCAGGGAAATCCTGGATAAAGAAATCAAATACATCACAGACATGAATGTGAAAATAGAGTATGGGAAGGAACTGGGCCGTGATTTTACGATCGAGTCTCTGCGCAGGGACGGGTACAATGCGATTCTGCTCGCGATCGGCGCACACAAGGGTTCAGCTATGAAAGTCCCAGGCGAGGAAACCCCTGGGGTGCTCAATGGCATCGATTTTCTGAGGGAAGTAAGCGCTAAAGGCAAATTCCCGATCGGGAAGCGGGTGGGTGTGATCGGCGGAGGCAATACCGCCATTGACGCGGTCCGCACCTCGGTCAGGCTTGGCGCCAAAGAGGTCACTCTGATCTACCGCAGGACCGAGAAAGAGATGCCCGCCTGGGCTGTGGAAGTCCACGAAGCCAAGGAAGAAGGCGTGAAGATGATGTTCCTGACCGCTCCTGTCGCAGTGCTTGCCGAAAACGGCAAAGCTACAGCGCTGCGCTGCAACCGGATGGAACTCGGTGAACCAGATGCCTCAGGCAGAAGGAAGCCGGTCCCGATCCCCAATTCCGATTTCGAGATTCCTCTCGACAACATTATAGCAGCCATCGGACAGGCCCCGGATCTCACCTGCCTGCTGAAAGAGAGCAGCCTGGTAACATTCAGCAAATGGGGGACCCTGACTGCCGACGAATATGGCCGCGCAGGACAGCCCGATATCTTCGCTGCCGGAGACGTGGCATCGGGCGCGGCTACTGCCGTGGAAGCCATCGGCGGTGCCAGAAAGGCAGCTTTCAGCATCGACGCTTTCCTGAACGGGAAGCCGCTTGAAGTGCCAAAAGAATTCAACATTAAAAAGAACGAGCTGATGGAGCTTTCTGAAACTGACTTCGCTCATGTGGAAAAAAAAGGGCGCGTGACAATGCCCATGCTGAAACCGGCCCTGAGGATCAAAAAATTCGTGGAAGTGGAAAAGGGGCTCAGTGAAAAAAAGGCCATGGAAGAAGCTCAGCGCTGCCTTTCCTGCGGCTGCGGCGAGGTGTTCGAATGCAAACTGCGCAAATACTCCAATGATTATCAGGCTCAGGCCACCAGATTTCTGGGTGCAGTCCAGAAACACCCGATCGACGAGAAACATCCTTATATCATCAGGGATCAGAACAAGTGCATAACCTGCGGCCGCTGCATCCGCACCTGCCTGGAAATCAAAGGCATCGGCGCACTGGGTTTCGTTTACCGCGGCTTCAAGGTCGAGGTGGCACCCGCGATGCAGAAGCCTCTGGATAAGGTAGGCTGCGACAGTTGCGGACAGTGCATTGCTGCCTGCCCGACCGGAGCTTTAGCTCCAAAGAGCAGGATGCTCAAAACCGGACCCTGGAAAACAACAATTCAGGAAGGGCTCTGCGATCGCTGTTCACTGCTCTGCGGAATTTCTGTCTCCAGGGCTGACAGTTGTATCACTGACATCCGGGCATCTGAATTGAATACTTACAAAAAGAATATCTGCCAGCTGGGCTCATTCATGTATCACATGGATCGGCACCCTGCGGACAGACCATATCAGATGAAAGGACGCAAACTTACGCCTGTCACACTTGAACAGATCGCAGGGGCTCTTAAAAAATCCGGTGATGGCATCCTGGTGGCTGGAAACGGAATCTCGGACGAGGAAGCTTTCCTGCTGAATAAACTGTCGGAATCAGTGTTTGGGAAGAACGGCTTCTTCATCGACGAAAATCCGGATTTCACAATTACAGGATGCACTTCGCTGGGGAAAGCACCCAAGGAAAATTTGGTGATAATAGGTTGTGTGGAGGATGAAAACTGGCAAGCTGCTCTTGACCCTTATCTGCGTATCCTGGCCCGTGACGGCAGCAGAATCGCTTTTATCGGAAAAAAGAGCGACAGGCAGAATTTCACTTCGCTCTATTCAGCCATGAAGAGAGAAAAGATCCCCGGTTTCATCAGGGAAATTCTGGGCAATGGCGGAGAATGGCACAAGCTCTTCAACCAGCGGCCGACCTTTGTGATTGAAAAGAAGCTGGCTTCCTCTGAATTGATTGATGTTTGCAGGAAAACGACTGACAATATCGTTGTGCTGGAAAGCACCGTGAATGCGCCAGGTCTGAGAAATGCTGGCTTGAAGGGCGTGACAGTCGAGGAACTGAAGAAATACCTTAAAAACAGCGGGAATGTTTATTACGGATATGAAATGCAGGCCCTGCCTGTGAAAGACTTTGATTTCTGGTTCAGTCCAGAATCACGGAAAGGTTATGCCGGAACTGTGATTCCACTACTTACAGTTCTGGACAAAAAAGGCACTTATCATGCCGCAGACGGGCGGGTAACGCATTCCACTGACTGGCTGCCCAGGGAGAAATCACTGGAAAGCACCGAGATCCTCAAACAACTGTTGCTGTGCCTGGGAAAAGAACACGGTGAAGCCTGCAAATGCTGCTCTAAAGAGAAGAATTGCTGA
- a CDS encoding NADH-quinone oxidoreductase subunit NuoF, with the protein MSNHKGEIIVGVGTCGLASGAKEIYDSFIKAAEGTGYQVRPTGCIGMCYSEVLVDVVEGNRKVTYGNVTNKDVNEIMEKHIGKGEIIDRLLVRASDRKLPEEKFFEKQQRIVLRNAGRIDPVNLQDYLDNQGYQALRKVLFSMTPEQVIEEITKSGLRGRGGAGFPTGLKWKFAREAKGDEKYIICNGDEGDPGAFMNRSELEGDPHSVIEGMVIAAFAISASHGVVYVRAEYPLAVKNLGIALEIARKNNYLGEKIMGSGFNFDIQIKEGAGAFVCGEETALIASVEGQRGMPRLRPPFPAQSGVFGKPTNINNVETFTNIAWIILNGGEKYASVGSNKSKGTKVFALAGKIRRGGLVEIPLGMTLREIIYDIGGGTSTGKPFKAVQVGGPSGGCLPESLIDTPVDYESLNATGAIMGSGGMVVMDNTSCMVDIAKFFLTFTQDESCGKCTFCRVGTKRMMEILERITEGKGVAGDLEKLQTLAENIRKSSLCGLGQTAPNPVLTTLKYFRSEYEAHINEKRCPAGKCRSLLTYSIADACIGCTACARACPVKAISGEPKKRHKINPDTCIKCGQCMATCRFNAIIAK; encoded by the coding sequence ATGAGCAATCATAAAGGCGAAATCATAGTAGGAGTGGGCACGTGCGGCCTTGCTTCAGGCGCCAAGGAAATTTATGACTCTTTCATCAAGGCCGCTGAAGGAACAGGTTATCAGGTGAGACCCACCGGCTGCATCGGTATGTGCTATTCGGAAGTCCTGGTGGACGTTGTGGAAGGTAATCGCAAGGTGACCTATGGAAACGTTACCAATAAAGACGTCAACGAAATCATGGAAAAACATATCGGAAAGGGCGAGATCATAGACAGGTTGCTGGTGAGAGCTTCGGATCGAAAACTGCCTGAGGAGAAATTCTTCGAGAAGCAGCAGAGAATCGTGCTGCGCAATGCAGGCAGAATAGATCCTGTTAACCTGCAGGACTACCTTGACAATCAGGGGTATCAGGCTCTCAGAAAAGTGCTCTTTTCAATGACACCGGAACAGGTGATCGAGGAAATCACCAAGTCAGGACTGCGCGGCAGGGGTGGAGCAGGATTCCCGACAGGCCTGAAATGGAAATTCGCGAGAGAAGCCAAGGGAGACGAGAAATACATTATCTGCAACGGCGACGAAGGAGATCCAGGCGCATTCATGAACAGAAGCGAACTGGAAGGCGACCCGCATTCAGTGATTGAGGGCATGGTGATCGCAGCCTTTGCCATCAGCGCCTCGCACGGAGTGGTTTACGTGCGTGCCGAATATCCGCTGGCAGTCAAAAATCTGGGTATTGCCCTGGAAATAGCCAGAAAAAACAATTATCTCGGCGAAAAAATAATGGGCTCTGGTTTCAATTTTGACATCCAGATCAAGGAAGGCGCAGGAGCCTTTGTCTGCGGCGAAGAAACGGCCCTGATCGCATCAGTGGAAGGCCAGCGCGGCATGCCCAGGCTGCGTCCTCCTTTCCCGGCCCAGTCAGGCGTTTTCGGCAAGCCGACAAACATCAACAATGTCGAGACATTCACCAATATCGCCTGGATTATCCTGAACGGCGGGGAAAAATACGCGAGCGTTGGCAGCAATAAAAGTAAGGGCACCAAGGTCTTCGCCCTGGCCGGCAAGATCCGCCGCGGAGGCCTGGTGGAGATCCCGCTCGGCATGACTCTACGGGAGATCATCTATGATATCGGTGGCGGTACCTCAACCGGCAAACCTTTCAAGGCAGTTCAGGTTGGCGGGCCGTCAGGCGGATGCCTGCCAGAGTCCCTGATCGACACTCCTGTTGATTATGAGTCCCTGAATGCAACCGGTGCAATCATGGGATCTGGCGGCATGGTGGTGATGGACAATACAAGCTGCATGGTGGACATCGCCAAATTCTTTTTGACCTTCACACAGGACGAGTCCTGCGGCAAATGCACTTTCTGCAGGGTCGGGACCAAGCGCATGATGGAGATCCTGGAGCGCATCACTGAGGGAAAGGGAGTCGCTGGTGACCTTGAAAAGCTGCAGACCCTGGCCGAGAACATCAGGAAATCCTCTCTCTGCGGACTGGGACAGACAGCCCCGAATCCTGTTCTTACCACATTGAAATATTTCCGCTCTGAATACGAGGCACATATTAACGAAAAGCGCTGTCCCGCAGGAAAATGCAGATCGCTTCTCACTTATTCCATCGCCGATGCCTGCATAGGATGCACGGCTTGCGCCAGGGCCTGCCCTGTCAAGGCGATCAGCGGGGAACCGAAGAAGCGGCACAAGATCAATCCCGACACCTGCATCAAGTGCGGGCAGTGCATGGCCACCTGCAGATTCAACGCCATCATCGCGAAATAA
- the nuoE gene encoding NADH-quinone oxidoreductase subunit NuoE translates to MGCNCASGKLCFDQADRILDQYKTKKGSMITILQKVQESYGYLPGPVMERISKSTGVSESVIFGIVTFYAQFRLEPVGEHLIRVCHGTACHVGGATEITEALQDELDVKNNGTTHDRQFTLESVACLGCCSLAPVMMIDGNTYGKLNPKKSREIVKAMRREAK, encoded by the coding sequence ATGGGGTGTAACTGCGCGTCAGGAAAATTGTGCTTTGATCAGGCAGACAGAATTTTAGACCAGTACAAAACCAAAAAAGGCTCAATGATCACCATCCTCCAGAAAGTCCAGGAGAGTTACGGCTATCTTCCAGGTCCTGTGATGGAGAGGATTTCCAAATCAACCGGAGTTTCGGAATCCGTAATTTTCGGAATCGTGACTTTTTATGCCCAGTTCAGGCTGGAACCAGTAGGGGAGCACCTGATCAGGGTCTGTCACGGTACTGCCTGCCATGTAGGGGGGGCAACTGAAATCACTGAAGCACTGCAGGATGAACTGGATGTGAAAAACAACGGTACCACGCATGATCGTCAGTTTACTCTCGAGTCTGTGGCCTGTCTTGGCTGCTGCAGCCTGGCACCTGTAATGATGATTGACGGAAACACTTATGGAAAATTGAATCCTAAGAAATCCCGCGAGATCGTCAAGGCCATGCGCAGGGAGGCAAAATGA
- a CDS encoding agmatine deiminase family protein translates to MSKFFLLAILIFFIFPIIPAVGWEPVFMHYGMSSFDQKVWKKPPPFKAEGIPVVNVPFYAPGEFEPAEGALFCWDDHQEISRLLCEMIRFIAEEYKVFIRINPGDEPRVRGILQNAKVNLEQVKFIPYKCGKFSAWIGDYGPTWIYTQDGKREIIDLYYPDPADDNFNQTLALKMGVRCHPTKFFHLSSDLIFDSLGSDSHGLCDGPTGTVMTGYDLSKVNNVDLRNLEQNLKDLYNADKVGFFPWMLKDLPQTIDSYLKLLDPDFMMLGIYAGGDNSGTATTERSVSNNQLLAEAVNDLHTWSGKRGKGFQVLKVLLPGFESADKTIDCLVNQSYTTCLVVGRRILLPNYGNFWDETTMIEMEEKVKRLHRSLEQNFEGYLIKGFNCQGIRRYFGTLHSLACTIPVDPLEITHEQPENSFRPGEPVLLTINVRGINKLNQDKVTLYYRVKDLSEVARPMSLKQGSNGVFEGVIKGVSYPTTVTYHFRAEDMTGMYETLPEGTGAFSLRFEDPAKPEATQEITVDQDLNSLPDAIQKLRQKLARLKLQATQQEEVTRQAASAHDAAAGNDGSYGNIFNGEQLTRLKYEKEKARSEQLAKQIKEIENKISQLESIQTEE, encoded by the coding sequence ATGAGTAAATTTTTTCTTCTTGCCATTTTAATTTTCTTCATCTTCCCTATAATTCCTGCTGTTGGGTGGGAACCGGTCTTCATGCATTACGGCATGTCGTCATTTGATCAGAAAGTCTGGAAAAAACCGCCGCCTTTCAAGGCCGAAGGAATACCTGTAGTAAATGTGCCGTTTTATGCTCCCGGCGAGTTCGAGCCTGCCGAAGGCGCCCTGTTCTGCTGGGACGATCATCAGGAAATCTCCAGGCTTCTCTGCGAAATGATCCGGTTTATAGCAGAGGAATACAAGGTTTTCATCAGGATCAATCCGGGTGATGAACCGCGGGTCAGAGGAATTCTCCAGAATGCAAAGGTGAATCTGGAGCAGGTGAAATTCATTCCCTACAAATGCGGTAAGTTCTCAGCCTGGATCGGAGACTATGGTCCGACCTGGATCTATACCCAGGACGGTAAAAGGGAAATCATAGACCTGTACTATCCTGATCCGGCTGACGACAATTTCAATCAGACCCTGGCATTGAAAATGGGTGTCAGATGCCACCCCACCAAGTTCTTCCACTTAAGCAGCGACCTGATCTTCGACAGTCTGGGCAGTGACAGTCACGGTCTCTGCGACGGCCCGACCGGAACAGTCATGACCGGCTACGACCTCAGCAAGGTCAACAACGTCGATCTGCGCAACCTGGAACAGAACCTCAAGGACCTCTATAACGCGGACAAGGTCGGCTTTTTCCCCTGGATGCTCAAGGACCTGCCGCAAACGATCGACTCTTACCTGAAACTGCTTGATCCGGATTTCATGATGCTCGGTATATACGCCGGGGGCGACAACAGCGGAACAGCTACAACAGAGAGATCAGTCAGCAACAATCAGCTGCTGGCAGAAGCGGTTAATGATCTTCACACCTGGTCAGGCAAAAGGGGAAAAGGCTTCCAGGTCCTGAAAGTCCTCCTGCCCGGTTTCGAGAGCGCTGACAAGACCATCGACTGCCTGGTCAACCAATCCTACACCACTTGCCTGGTTGTGGGCAGGCGGATTCTTCTTCCCAATTATGGTAATTTCTGGGACGAGACCACTATGATTGAAATGGAAGAGAAAGTGAAGCGCCTGCATAGATCCCTGGAACAGAATTTCGAAGGCTACCTGATCAAGGGCTTCAACTGCCAGGGGATCCGCAGGTATTTTGGAACCTTGCATTCCCTGGCCTGCACTATACCAGTGGATCCCCTGGAAATCACCCACGAGCAGCCGGAAAATTCATTCCGGCCAGGCGAACCGGTGCTGCTCACCATCAATGTGCGGGGGATCAATAAACTGAATCAGGACAAGGTGACGCTTTACTACAGGGTCAAGGATCTATCTGAAGTCGCTCGCCCGATGTCATTGAAACAAGGAAGCAACGGCGTTTTCGAGGGCGTGATAAAGGGGGTCAGCTATCCAACGACTGTAACTTATCATTTCAGGGCCGAGGACATGACCGGGATGTATGAGACCCTGCCTGAAGGGACAGGGGCATTCTCACTCAGATTTGAGGATCCTGCAAAGCCTGAAGCTACTCAGGAGATTACAGTGGACCAGGATCTCAATTCTCTGCCAGATGCAATCCAGAAGCTCAGACAGAAGTTGGCCAGGCTCAAACTGCAGGCCACACAGCAGGAAGAAGTCACCAGACAGGCAGCATCCGCTCATGACGCAGCTGCCGGCAACGACGGAAGTTATGGTAACATTTTCAATGGGGAGCAATTGACCAGACTGAAGTATGAAAAAGAAAAGGCCAGGTCTGAGCAACTGGCTAAACAGATAAAGGAAATCGAAAATAAAATCAGCCAGCTGGAAAGTATCCAGACTGAGGAATAA
- the gdhA gene encoding NADP-specific glutamate dehydrogenase: protein MSMVREIIEKVKQKDASQPEFIQAVTEVMESLEPTVKKHPEFVKAGIYERIVEPDRGITFRVPWVDDHGKVQVNRGFRVQFNNAIGPYKGGLRFHPSVNLGIIKFLGFEQIFKNSLTTLPMGGGKGGCDFDPKGKSDAEVMRFCQAFMRELFRYIGPDIDVPAGDIGVGGREIGFLFGYYKKIRNEHTGVLTGKGLEWGGSLVRPEATGYGNTYFACEMLATRKKELEGKTCIVSGSGNVSQYTIQKITMLGGKAITASDSSGSIVDEAGIDAKKLAFLLELKNVKRGRIKDYADHFKGVTYYDGKSVWDVVKEHGLKCDCAFPSATQNEIEKKHAEPLIKNGCYCVSEGANMPSTPEAVEIFQEHKILFGPGKAANAGGVATSGLEMSQNSMRLSWTREEVDARLQGIMKSIHKAALEASETYSTKGNYVDGANIAGFVKVAKAMLAYGVI, encoded by the coding sequence ATGTCCATGGTCCGCGAGATCATTGAGAAAGTAAAGCAGAAGGATGCGTCACAACCGGAATTCATCCAGGCAGTCACAGAAGTCATGGAGAGCCTTGAACCGACAGTAAAGAAGCACCCGGAATTTGTCAAAGCCGGGATCTATGAGAGAATCGTGGAGCCTGACAGGGGCATAACATTCAGAGTACCCTGGGTCGATGACCACGGCAAAGTCCAGGTCAACCGCGGTTTCAGAGTCCAGTTCAACAACGCCATCGGACCCTACAAGGGCGGATTGCGCTTCCATCCTTCAGTCAACCTCGGAATCATCAAGTTCCTAGGCTTCGAGCAGATCTTCAAGAACTCCCTCACCACCCTTCCCATGGGCGGCGGCAAGGGCGGCTGCGATTTCGACCCCAAAGGCAAATCCGACGCCGAAGTCATGAGATTCTGCCAGGCCTTCATGCGAGAGCTTTTCAGGTATATAGGCCCTGATATCGACGTACCCGCAGGCGACATCGGAGTGGGCGGCCGCGAGATCGGCTTCCTGTTCGGATATTATAAAAAAATCCGCAATGAGCATACCGGCGTATTGACAGGAAAAGGCCTGGAATGGGGCGGCAGCCTGGTCAGACCCGAAGCCACAGGCTATGGCAACACTTATTTCGCCTGCGAAATGCTGGCCACCAGAAAAAAAGAACTGGAAGGCAAGACCTGTATCGTCAGTGGTTCCGGCAATGTTTCCCAATACACCATCCAGAAGATCACCATGCTCGGCGGCAAGGCCATCACAGCCTCCGACTCTTCCGGCAGCATAGTCGACGAAGCGGGCATCGATGCCAAGAAACTGGCTTTCCTGCTGGAACTCAAGAATGTGAAACGCGGCCGGATCAAGGATTACGCCGACCATTTCAAGGGCGTGACTTATTACGACGGCAAGAGTGTCTGGGATGTAGTGAAAGAGCACGGCCTGAAGTGCGACTGCGCTTTCCCCTCAGCCACCCAGAACGAGATCGAGAAAAAGCATGCCGAACCACTCATTAAGAACGGCTGCTACTGCGTTTCCGAAGGCGCCAACATGCCGTCCACTCCGGAAGCAGTGGAAATATTCCAGGAACACAAGATCCTGTTTGGCCCCGGCAAAGCTGCCAATGCGGGCGGCGTGGCCACCTCAGGACTCGAGATGAGCCAGAACAGCATGAGACTTTCCTGGACCAGGGAAGAAGTCGACGCCAGGCTGCAGGGCATCATGAAGAGCATCCACAAAGCGGCTCTGGAAGCCAGCGAAACTTACAGCACCAAGGGCAATTACGTTGACGGTGCCAATATCGCCGGATTCGTGAAAGTAGCCAAGGCCATGCTGGCATATGGGGTAATCTAA